A region of Gracilinanus agilis isolate LMUSP501 chromosome 3, AgileGrace, whole genome shotgun sequence DNA encodes the following proteins:
- the LOC123239800 gene encoding zinc finger protein 3-like has product MVELLVLEQFLTLLPREVRVRVREERLRRGEEVLALLEGLDQLLEENGPQMSGVLAWPQERLAGDQGVEVPLARAGHQPPPGPPPVAVAGLSFADVTVSFSWEEWGHLEPGQKELYRDVLWESYGHLGALGIPVPKPDLIALIDGEEEAGDRHRRMAGEESVAGGARAGYGKRLGEGDPQEKGPRQTVPRATPLPQERPKPPKPEARRRVCPEAPPAPQRPPRGGRGTLPAPPRPSLGEAVKAPKQYRCRDCGKSFHCKSPLVRHQRTHTGEKPFKCPDCGKDFSQRSNLNIHQRVHTGEKPYTCADCGKGFSHQTTLRIHRRTHMKEKPYTCAECGKGFSQTSHLHVHQRVHTGEKPYQCLVCGKAFKQSSNLQVHQRVHRGAVASRRPE; this is encoded by the exons ATGGTAGAGTTGCTGGTCCTGGAGCAGTTCCTGACCCTCCTGCCCCGTGAGGTCCGGGTCCGAGTGAGGGAAGAGCGCCTGAGGAGGGGCGAGGAGGTGCTGGCCCTGCTGGAGGGCTTGGACCAACTCCTGGAAGAAAATG gcCCGCAGATGTCCGGAGTCCTGGCCTGGCCTCAGGAGCGGCTGGCGGGAGACCAAGGCGTCGAGGTGCCCCTGGCCAGAGCCGGCCATCAG cctCCTCCCGGACCCCCGCCCGTGGCTGTGGCAGGCTTGAGCTTTGCTGACGTGACGGTGAGCTTCTCCTGGGAAGAGTGGGGGCACCTGGAGCCCGGGCAGAAGGAGCTCTACAGGGACGTGCTTTGGGAGAGCTACGGGCACCTGGGCGCCCTCG GCATCCCTGTCCCCAAGCCAGACCTGATTGCCCTGATCGATGGCGAGGAGGAGGCCGGAGACAGGCATCGGCGCATGGCTGGAGAGGAGAGCGTGGCCGGAGGGGCCCGTGCAG GCTATGGGAAGAGGCTCGGCGAGGGGGACCCCCAAGAGAAAGGCCCCCGACAGACAGTTCCCCGAGCCACCCCCCTGCCGCAGGAGCGGCCGAAGCCGCCAAAGCCGGAGGCGAGAAGAAGGGTCTGCCCAGAGGCGCCCCCCGCTCCTCAGAGGCCCCCCCGAGGGGGCAGAGGCACATTGCCAGCCCCCCCAAGACCCTCCCTGGGGGAGGCGGTCAAGGCCCCCAAGCAGTACCGCTGCCGGGACTGCGGGAAGAGCTTCCACTGCAAGTCGCCGCTGGTCCGGCACCAGAGGACACACACGGGCGAGAAGCCCTTCAAGTGCCCCGACTGTGGGAAGGACTTCAGCCAGAGGTCCAACCTCAACATCCACCAGCGTGTGCACACGGGCGAGAAGCCCTACACGTGCGCCGACTGTGGGAAAGGCTTCAGCCACCAGACCACGCTGCGCATCCACCGCAGGACCCACATGAAGGAGAAGCCGTACACGTGCGCCGAGTGTGGGAAAGGCTTCAGCCAGACCTCGCACCTGCATGTGCACCAGCGCGTGCACACGGGGGAGAAGCCCTACCAGTGTCTTGTGTGCGGGAAGGCCTTCAAACAGAGCTCCAACCTGCAGGTGCACCAGAGGGTCCACCGCGGCGCCGTGGCCTCCCGCCGGCCCGAGTGA